One window from the genome of Cryptomeria japonica chromosome 6, Sugi_1.0, whole genome shotgun sequence encodes:
- the LOC131077631 gene encoding KH domain-containing protein HEN4, giving the protein MDSSYLIPPAKRSYDWEPSEANGREKRRPSATSWGPPPLKIGPDETIFRILCNGSKTGGVIGKGGSIVKQIRQETGAKIRIEEGVPGCDERVVVIVAPEKEKKEGKEENVVAESNTQIKEDANEDTDEKEQDETEADEKAPETDKEAKKEKALAPAQEALLRVLHRILEGESDAKTDEDADKKTAPVIARLLVPTNQVGCVLGKGGKIIQQIRAESGAQIRILSREQLPACALPTDEVVQITGDVASVKKALLSVSDRLRENPPRDRDHMPASRSGGPFAHGDLFPSRKSSSLVQGLPFGGVGSGATVDYHLKGPVSKFHEAGPNYNQRGPMQEEITFRLLCSNEKVGGIIGKGGSIIKGLQRDTGSDIKIAESVPDEDERVVIITASAFSEGGLSPVQNAVLRVFNRIISSVPEKDKHSTARLLVPSNQIGCLLGKGGSIISDMRRASGAGIRIFGKDQLPKCASQNDEVVQVTGDPEAVQEALVQITSRLQNNLFPGNTGPIGGVGMYPEPMAPVPGPIAQYRGRPEPASPPGMYSRLGGSMQDMDQSGRLPPTVDRPGFPPSIHRPGGMPHNIDQPPSPGPWAMQGMNSGSGRNITDYGRGYPQRGSLGSGSQSAVVTSTTVEVVVPERVIGSIYGENGSNLAQIRKISGAKVIMHDPRPGATEGLVVISGTPEQTHAAQSLLQAFIMSGQSSP; this is encoded by the exons ATGGATTCTTCATATCTTATTCCACCTGCAAAGCGTAGCTATGATTGGGAACCTTCTGAAGCCAATGGCAGAGAAAAGCGGCGGCCTTCAGCAACTTCTTGGGGCCCACCACCTCTGAAGATAGGTCCCGATGAAACAATTTTCCGCATTCTTTGTAATGGGTCTAAGACTGGAGGTGTCATTGGAAAAGGAGGTAGCATTGTGAAGCAAATAAGGCAGGAAACAGGTGCTAAGATTAGAATTGAAGAGGGTGTTCCTGGTTGCGATGAGAGAGTAGTTGTTATTGtggcacctgaaaaggagaaaaaagaAGGCAAGGAAGAAAATGTGGTAGCTGAGAGCAATACACAGATAAAGGAAGATGCCAATGAGGATACTGATGAAAAGGAACAAGACGAAACTGAGGCAGATGAAAAGGCACCTGAAACTGATAAAGAGGCAAAAAAAGAGAAAGCATTAGCTCCAGCACAAGAGGCATTGCTTCGAGTTCTTCACAGGATACTAGAGGGAGAGTCTGATGCAAAGACTGACGAGGATGCCGACAAAAAAACAGCTCCAGTAATTGCTCGATTGCTGGTTCCTACCAATCAAgttggttgtgtgcttggcaaagGCGGAAAGATTATTCAACAAATTCGTGCAGAAAGTGGTGCACAAATCCGTATTCTTTCAAGAGAACAGCTGCCAGCATGTGCCTTACCCACTGACGAAGTGGTGCAG ATTACAGGAGATGTAGCTTCTGTTAAAAAGGCTCTTTTATCTGTTTCCGATCGCCTTCGTGAGAATCCTCCTCGTGATAGGGATCACATGCCTGCCTCTAGATCTGGAGGTCCTTTCGCACATGGGGATTTATTTCCTTCTCGAAAGAGTTCCTCACTGGTTCAAGGGCTTCCATTTGGTGGTGTTGGGTCAGGTGCCACTGTTGACTATCATTTGAAGGGTCCAGTTTCCAAGTTTCATGAAGCTGGTCCTAATTACAATCAGAGAGGACCTATGCAGGAGGAAATTACATTTCGATTGTTGTGTTCAAATGAAAAGGTTGGAGGCATCATTGGAAAGGGAGGTAGTATAATAAAGGGTCTTCAACGGGATACAGGTTCTGACATTAAAATTGCGGAGTCTGTACCTGATGAAGATGAACGAGTTGTCATAATTACGGCATCTGCG TTTTCAGAAGGAGGGCTTTCTCCTGTTCAGAATGCTGTCCTTCGTGTTTTTAATCGGATTATCAGTTCCGTGCCAGAGAAAGATAAGCATTCAACTGCTAGACTTCTTGTGCCCTCCAACCAGATTGGGTGCTTGCTTGGAAAAGGTGGTAGCATAATATCTGACATGAGAAGAGCAAGTGGAGCAGGTATCCGAATTTTTGGAAAAGATCAGCTTCCAAAGTGTGCTTCGCAAAATGATGAAGTTGTTCAG GTAACTGGTGATCCAGAGGCAGTTCAAGAAGCACTTGTCCAAATCACCTCACGCTTGCAAAACAATTTATTCCCGGGTAACACAGGTCCAATTGGAGGTGTTGGAATGTACCCTGAGCCCATGGCTCCAGTTCCTGGTCCAATAGCGCAATATAGGGGAAGACCTGAACCTGCATCCCCTCCTGGAATGTACTCCCGGCTAGGTGGATCTATGCAGGACATGGATCAATCAGGTAGACTTCCCCCAACTGTTGATCGCCCAGGTTTCCCTCCCAGCATTCATCGACCAGGAGGAATGCCTCACAATATTGATCAGCCACCTTCTCCAGGACCATGGGCGATGCAG GGTATGAACAGTGGCAGTGGAAGGAATATTACTGACTATGGGAGAGGATATCCTCAAAGAGGAAGTTTGGGGAG TGGAAGTCAATCAGCTGTTGTAACAAGCACAACTGTTGAGGTGGTGGTTCCTGAACGTGTCATTGGATCTATCTATGGGGAAAATGGGAGCAACCTAGCTCAGATTCGTAAG ATTTCTGGGGCAAAAGTTATAATGCATGACCCAAGACCTGGAGCTACTGAAGGTTTGGTTGTAATATCTGGGACGCCAGAACAAACTCATGCTGCCCAAAGCCTTCTTCAAGCATTTATTATGAGTGGGCAATCCTCACCATGA